One genomic window of Amphiura filiformis chromosome 3, Afil_fr2py, whole genome shotgun sequence includes the following:
- the LOC140147801 gene encoding antiviral innate immune response receptor RIG-I-like, whose translation MAAVSLSRRLNLVDFKPIFVTYLNPTVTFLSHLTVLVSTEEANDIQNLITVTTREAAVSLFLEKLERKQQEPGIFTIVVQALDKSDQGHIAEMLKSGQNVPDENTRRVKYLIDVFSIALTKVRPLEMSPYLRCLNNEELAQIDSCTKMSTNERGALKMFSLLVLKGTTEMFAQLVEALKKTGHKEVATNLEDLQSNDCDDLDCCEEDKECRNIIPADSESTASDGLAAGATQLQQHQPHAENLSGVTQVQQRQELNLRNYQEELAAPALPEGGSKNIIVVAATGSGKTLVAVKVAMEFLRFEAEYACCSIDKTRPKKVVFLVNQVTLVHQQTQRFQDYLGTSDVIGLSGETTRALSLDELLKKKSVMVMTAQVLVNALQENIVRLADIGLLILDECHNCQKGTPYNRIMSIYRDMVIDKQEPRPQILGMSASLDIGQAKSEKQAVDKVWLMCANLDARLISLVNSTDGKRELEEHLNIPTERIIEVAGRTNDRFLKEVSTSMKMIEDIMQGTPGFKQIVDSNPQLRTSGNYGSQTYEQWVVQLQNDILEKEKDKPMKRRLVTCTDHLKVYNDSLYINRDIRTKDAVSKLAAYLAEQTGKEGGFDETDQLLVDLLKEKIPNLKAISEDPSSSNPVLNKLGEILEQAFQISSEIPEKRGILFTKTRESVEALMKWITETEELKFLNPGRLIGSGRYGGMTQNQQVDVLKLFREGGHKLIVATSVAQEGLDIAECNVVVQYNCISSVVAHVQARGRNRAKGGQFFMVLDEQQKLSNKTLTNRIREQMMKAATQTVHKKLLMEPQDSIKKITDIQIADQNERKQKKSNESRRKKLLIKDRVRLTCLKCGELACYNYDIRCVKDAHRIVISDAFKERYDTKHNPKYPRLIDGLDMRMTLVCVKCKALWGTQAIYQGMELPLLNIAGFVAEYPNGRQKRVKKWKDVAFQVEPVTYIDLEKMLTTESTVSVEE comes from the exons ATGGCTGCGGTTAGTCTGTCCAGGCGATTGAACTTGGTTGATTTCAAGCCAATATTTGTAACTTATTTGAATCCAACTGTAACGTTTTTGTCGCATTTGACGGTTTTGGTTTCTACAG AAGAGGCTAATGATATTCAGAATTTAATCACTGTAACTACCAGGGAAGCTGCAGTAAGCTTGTTTCTTGAGAAACTTGAACGAAAGCAACAGGAGCCCGGTATTTTCACAATAGTTGTTCAAGCTCTGGACAAATCTG ATCAAGGCCACATCGCTGAAATGTTAAAGAGTGGTCAAAATGTCCCGGATGAAAACACACGACGCGTCAAATATCTCATCGACGTGTTCTCCATAGCACTGACTAAAGTCCGTCCTCTTGAAATGAGTCCATATCTCCGATGTTTGAATAATGAAGAACTTGCTCAAATAGACTCATGTACGAAGATGTCTACCAACGAAAGAGGAGCACTCAAGATGTTCTCACTTCTGGTCCTTAAAGGGACCACGGAGATGTTTGCGCAACTTGTGGAGGCCTTGAAGAAAACGGGACATAAAGAAGTAGCTACTAATTTGGAAGATCTTCAGTCGAATGACTGTGATGACTTGG ATTGCTGCGAAGAGGATAAAGAATGTCGCAACATCATCCCTGCTGACAGCGAATCTACTGCTTCAGATGGACTTGCCGCTGGCGCGACTCAACTACAGCAACACCAACCCCATGCAGAAAATCTTTCTGGTGTCACTCAAGTACAACAACGCCAAGAGCTCAATCTTCGCAATTATCAGGAGGAGCTTGCGGCACCTGCTCTACCAGAAGGTGGAAGCAAAAACATCATCGTTGTGGCTGCAACTGGATCAGGAAAGACTCTGGTTGCTGTGAAGGTCGCAATGGAATTCTTGAGATTTGAGGCAGAATATGCTTGCTGTAGTATCGACAAAACTAGACCCAAGAAAGTGGTTTTTCTTGTGAATCAG GTAACCCTTGTACACCAGCAGACCCAGAGATTTCAAGATTATCTTGGTACTTCTGATGTCATAGGTCTTAGTGGTGAAACAACGCGAGCCCTGAGTCTTGATGAATTGTTAAAGAAAAAGTCTGTCATGGTTATGACTGCTCAAGTGTTAGTGAATGCACTACAAGAAAATATTGTGCGTTTGGCAGATATTGGTTTGCTTATATTGGATGAGTGCCACAACTGTCAG AAAGGTACCCCATACAACAGGATCATGAGTATCTATAGAGATATGGTGATAGACAAACAAGAACCAAGACCGCAG ATTCTGGGAATGTCCGCCTCATTGGACATCGGTCAAGCCAAAAGTGAAAAACAAGCAGTAGATAAGGTTTGGCTGATGTGTGCCAATCTGGATGCACGGTTGATTTCGTTGGTTAACTCAACAGACGGCAAGCGAGAGCTGGAAGAACATTTGAATATACCAACTGAAC GCATCATTGAAGTTGCAGGTAGAACCAATGACAGGTTTTTGAAAGAAGTGTCTACTAGTATGAAGATGATTGAAGATATAATGCAAGGCACACCAG GATTTAAACAGATAGTTGACAGCAATCCTCAATTGAGAACATCTGGTAACTACGGTAGTCAGACCTACGAACAGTGGGTGGTGCAGTTACAGAATGACATCCTGGAAAAAGAAAAAGACAAACCAATGAAGCGAAGGCTGGTAACCTGCACAGACCATCTCAAG GTCTACAATGACTCGTTGTATATCAACCGAGATATACGCACTAAAGATGCGGTTTCCAAACTGGCTGCTTATCTGGCAGAACAAACGGGAAAGGAAGGCGGGTTCGATGAAACAGACCAGTTGCTTGTTGACCTCCTTAAAG AAAAGATACCCAACTTGAAGGCTATCAGCGAGGATCCAAGCAGTAGTAACCCAGTGCTGAATAAATTAGGAGAAATCCTAGAACAAGCATTTCAGATAAGCAGCGAGATTCCCGAAAAACGTGGAATTCTTTTCACCAAAACACGTGAGTCAGTTGAAGCCTTAATGAAATGGATCACAGAGACAGAGGAACTGAAATTCCTAAATCCAGGACGTCTTATTGGATCAGGAAGATATGGAG GTATGACCCAGAATCAGCAAGTAGATGTACTGAAATTGTTTCGTGAAGGGGGCCATAAGTTGATTGTAGCAACCTCAGTGGCACAAGAAGGTCTTGACATCGCCGAGTGTAACGTGGTTGTACAGTACAACTGTATTAGCAGTGTCGTAGCACATGTGCAGGCAAGAG GTAGAAATCGAGCCAAAGGAGGGCAGTTCTTCATGGTGCTCGATGAACAGCAGAAACTTAGCAACAAAACCCTGACCAATCGTATCCGTGAACAGATGATGAAAGCGGCAACACAAACTGTCCACAAGAAGTTGCTTATGGAACCACAAGATTCAATCAAGAAG atAACGGATATTCAAATAGCAGACCAGAATGAAAGGAAGCAGAAGAAATCGAACGAGTCACGACGCAAAAAGCTGCTTATAAAGGATAGGGTAAGGCTAACGTGTCTCAAGTGCGGCGAATTGGCGTGTTACAACTACGATATTCGATGCGTCAAAGACGCGCACCGCATCGTCATTTCTGACGCATTTAAAGAGCGCTACGATACCAAGCATAACCCGAAATACCCACGGCTTATTGACGGGCTGGATATGCGGATGACATTGGTATGTGTCAAATGCAAAGCACTTTGGGGTACGCAGGCCATATACCAGGGTATGGAGCTCCCGTTGTTGAATATCGCTGGCTTTGTAGCTGAGTACCCAAACGGGCGACAGAAAAGGGTGAAGAAGTGGAAAGATGTGGCATTCCAGGTAGAACCAGTCACGTACATAGATCTGGAGAAGATGCTGACTACAGAATCCACCGTGAGTGTTGAAGAGTAG